In a genomic window of Aptenodytes patagonicus chromosome 24, bAptPat1.pri.cur, whole genome shotgun sequence:
- the TACR1 gene encoding substance-P receptor has translation MDNTLPLEAELEHQWLLNASLNESFVNQFVQPPWQVALWAVAYALIVVVSVVGNVVVMWIILAHKRMRTVTNYFLVNLAFAEASMSAFNTVVNFTYAIHNEWYYGLLYCKFHNFFPIAAVFASIYSMTAIALDRYMAIIHPLQPRLSATTTKVVIGVIWLLAFLLAFPQGYYSVMEELPGRLVCLVEWPEHGTNVYGKTYHFCMTILIYFLPLLVIGCAYTVVGITLWASEIPGDNSDRYHEQVSAKRKVVKMMIIVVCTFALCWLPYHIYFTLQYFNPEWYLQKFIQQVYLAIMWLAMSSTMYNPIIYCCLNDRFRVGFKHAFRWCPFISTGEYEGLEMKSARYLQTQSSMYKVSRIETTMSSAVGAAEEELEESSKAKRLSVDMTSNGSSRSDSKTVSESFSFYSNTLT, from the exons ATGGATAACACTCTGCCGCTGGAAGCGGAGCTGGAGCACCAGTGGCTGCTCAACGCTTCCCTGAACGAGTCCTTCGTGAACCAGTTTGTGCAGCCCCCGTGGCAGGTGGCCCTGTGGGCTGTCGCCTACGCCCTCATCGTGGTGGTGTCGGTGGTGGGGAACGTGGTGGTGATGTGGATCATCCTGGCTCACAAGAGGATGCGCACCGTCACCAACTACTTCTTGGTGAACCTGGCTTTCGCCGAAGCCTCCATGTCCGCCTTCAACACGGTGGTGAACTTCACCTACGCCATCCACAACGAGTGGTACTACGGGCTGCTCTACTGCAAGTTTCACAACTTCTTCCCCATCGCCGCCGTCTTCGCCAGCATCTACTCCATGACGGCCATCGCCCTGGACAG GTACATGGCTATCATCCACCCGCTGCAACCCCGGCTCTCGGCCACCACCACCAAGGTGGTCATCGGCGTCATCTGGCTCCTGGCTTTCCTGCTGGCTTTCCCCCAGGGTTACTACTCGGTGATGGAGGAGCTGCCGGGCCGGCTGGTGTGTCTGGTGGAATGGCCGGAGCACGGCACCAACGTGTACGGAAAAAC GTATCACTTCTGCATGACCATCCTGATCTACTTCTTGCCGCTTCTGGTGATAGGATGTGCCTACACTGTGGTCGGCATCACCCTCTGGGCAAGCGAGATACCCGGCGACAACTCCGACCGCTACCACGAGCAGGTCTCGGCTAAGCGGAAG GTAGTGAAGATGATGATCATCGTGGTATGCACATTCGCGCTGTGCTGGCTGCCCTACCACATCTACTTCACCCTGCAGTATTTCAACCCTGAGTGGTACCTGCAGAAGTTCATCCAGCAGGTCTACCTGGCTATCATGTGGTTGGCCATGAGCTCCACCATGTACAACCCCATCATCTACTGCTGCCTCAATGACAG GTTTCGTGTGGGGTTCAAACACGCATTTCGGTGGTGCCCATTCATCAGCACCGGTGAGTACGAGGGCCTGGAAATGAAGTCAGCCAGGTACCTGCAGACACAGAGCAGCATGTACAAGGTCAGCCGGATAGAGACCACCATGTCCTCGGCAGTTGGCGCAGCcgaagaggagctggaggagagcagcaAGGCCAAGCGTCTCTCCGTAGACATGACATCCAACGGCTCCTCTCGCAGCGACTCCAAAACAGTCTCTGAAAGCTTCAGCTTCTACTCCAACACGCTCACCTAA